One window from the genome of Gimesia aquarii encodes:
- a CDS encoding TlpA family protein disulfide reductase, with translation MTNSYSTYKDKIGNCCLISIALSLVFWPTGCSSDQNSQSSNTTAETQTQSTKPEDDEIKPAETIEITLALTDLKGFQEILDKQKGKVVLVDFWATWCIPCVKNFHHSVEWNNEYANQGLSVISVSMDDSDEDTEKAVLKFLESKDAQMINLLATAAKDQDPMDTFEIEGGALPNYRIYDRAGKLVETFASDNPDNLFTQAQIKAAIEKTLKQKTN, from the coding sequence ATGACAAATTCATATTCAACCTATAAGGATAAGATCGGGAACTGCTGCCTGATCTCAATCGCGCTGAGCCTGGTTTTCTGGCCAACAGGCTGTTCATCGGACCAAAATTCGCAGTCCTCCAACACCACAGCCGAAACTCAAACTCAGTCCACAAAACCTGAAGATGATGAAATCAAGCCAGCTGAAACCATTGAGATTACATTGGCCTTAACTGATCTTAAAGGCTTTCAGGAAATCTTGGACAAACAAAAAGGGAAGGTTGTGTTAGTTGATTTCTGGGCAACATGGTGTATTCCTTGTGTGAAGAACTTTCATCATTCTGTTGAATGGAACAATGAATATGCTAACCAGGGACTGAGCGTTATTTCCGTGAGCATGGATGATTCGGATGAAGACACAGAAAAAGCAGTGTTAAAATTCCTGGAATCTAAAGACGCACAAATGATTAACTTGCTGGCAACGGCTGCCAAAGATCAGGACCCGATGGATACTTTTGAAATTGAAGGTGGAGCCTTACCCAATTACCGAATCTATGATAGAGCAGGAAAATTAGTCGAAACATTCGCATCTGACAACCCAGACAATCTCTTCACACAAGCTCAAATTAAAGCTGCGATAGAAAAAACTCTAAAACAAAAAACAAACTAA
- a CDS encoding alpha-2-macroglobulin family protein: protein MFLLRMKKSAQWSFILLFSSVLGVYLFAAEKKISDERALAQTFQKQGKYRDAYQIYQKLATRRNNTGLGITNDLLGGIQCLKRLNRVNEIDEFRKSILKVHSDKPRVLWKIAESLIHGPHYGYIVDREFIRGNHRGAAQYINTQEQDRLRALQLMTQAVDQLKNSDGTVLARDIYYDFAMYFMNGRQGGNAWKLQILTDLNKVPDYLDVSENSGRFYRGYLGEGPQGAPVDAAGNPIFYRVPQSYETAANDGERWRWMLNRVVLLGPTRRQDASFQIANFYHSQFGVQTLQSYMGYFSRINLDQSEAENEQVNPFSLESLKETETLTRLATGIKRINLPDDVNFIRLYQKIVEMGKSIFAENALSQLASIFENRRQYPTAVKYIQESIQKYGDPYKHKQKRLDQIINNWGQFEPIGTQAAGSGAKVGFRFRNAEQIQFEAYEVHVEKLLNDVKDYLKTHPKQLNWNAINISNLGYRLVREQQKKYQGKLVSQWELDLDPLSGHRDRLITINTPLQNAGAYLLIGKMKNGNTSRIIVWLDDTAIIHKKLAGRTYYYVADSRTGKPIPDANLEFFGYWQKHTGRNQYQMLTSNFAEQTDENGQAFPDATLLKTKYQWITIARTKSGRFAYSGFERFWYSRSVNEKYPQRPKVYGITDRPVYRPGQTVNYKFWLRRVGYDLKDTTEFADYKLSIKLRDNKGKTIFEKTLTTDTFGGVNSDWEIPKDAGLGVYYLQLRAEYLASQGASRKSTVRSNISFRIEEYKKPEFEVLVEAPKEPVALGDTITAKINAKYYFGSPVTKGQVKYKVTRTAYEQRWYPFSRWDWLYGTGYWWFVSDYHWYPGWGIWGCRAPGPWWIPHRSAPPELVLSNTVDIGPDGKVDIKIETALAKAIHGDQDHKYEITAEVVDESRRTIVGKGTVLVSRKPFKVFAWMNRGYYQVGDTMTASFKAQTLDSKPVTGKGKVILYRVTYDDQGTPKETAVQDWELNPADDGTANQKMSATQTGQYRVVYTVTDKAGNKIEGGYLFSIRGEGFDGKEYRFNDLEIVVEKKTYRPNEKVRILINTNQADSTVLLFLRPVNGIYSKPHVLKIAGKSTEYELDVSKSDMPNIFVEAVTIHQGRVHTVARQIAVPPEKRVINVEVEPSEKEYLPGQDAQIKLKVTDTEGQPIEGSLVVSMYDKSVEYISGGSNVPNIKDAFWKWKRSHHPLTYSSLNKTFRNLLRPKEIPMRVIGTFGHLVGESKDKAQKIDGFFGARNGRGNLSKSITRLGSAIQSRMPSSNAAMEMAEAESAGAFAKVSAVVEPVVRQNFADTAYWNGHITTDAEGRAEISLKMPENLTSWKIRSWAMGQGTRVGEGEDLVVTRKNLILRLQAPRFFTETDEVVLSANVHNYLKTSKQVKVVLELDGDTLQPLNGAAQTVEIPANGEKRIDWRVKAVRPGFAVIRMKALTDEESDAMQMTFPVKVHGILKTESYTGSIPADAKSAQISFQIPSQRKSELSRLELRYSPSLAGAMVDALPYLIYSPHKTTDTTLYRFLPTVITQNILKRMGLNLKQIEEKRTNLNAQETGEDKKRSAQWKRYDQNPVFSEAKVSQIVKQGVADLTSMQLADGGWGWFSGWQERSSPYFTVRVVQGLSLAKQNGVALVPGTLERGIDWLKQYQAKEVQKLLNAPSKTKPYKLTASNLDAYIFMVLVNQKVVNEKMYDFLYRDRTKLSVYALGMLGLASEELNRQDRLQMIVENMDQYLVQDEENQTAYLNLPESNYWWYWYGSEVEANAYYLKLLSKTDPKNPKAAQLVKYLLNNRKHSTYWNSVSDTAIAIEALAEFWSASGENQPDLTLEIYLDGQKQKEVTITAENLFTFGNKLVVEGDALSAGAHRLEIRKTGSSPLYYNAYVTNFTKENFITEAGLEIKVQRKYYQLIPEKASTKVSGSRGQAVDQKVEKYQRKLIDSETALKSGDLVEVELVLESKNDYEYLVFEDYKVAGFEPVGVRSGYAGIGLKAYREYRDDRVVFYVRRLARGKHSLNYRLRAEIPGLFSGLPTQGYGMYAPELKANSDEIKVKISD from the coding sequence ATGTTTCTACTTAGAATGAAGAAAAGTGCTCAATGGTCATTTATTCTTCTCTTTTCCAGTGTCTTGGGAGTCTATCTCTTTGCCGCAGAGAAAAAGATTTCCGATGAACGCGCCCTGGCTCAAACGTTTCAAAAGCAGGGAAAGTATCGAGATGCGTATCAAATCTATCAGAAGCTGGCGACTCGTCGCAATAATACCGGTTTAGGCATTACCAATGATCTGCTTGGAGGGATTCAATGTCTCAAACGGTTGAATCGCGTGAATGAGATTGATGAATTTCGTAAATCTATTTTAAAGGTACATTCTGACAAGCCGCGCGTGTTGTGGAAAATCGCTGAGAGTCTGATTCATGGACCGCATTATGGATATATCGTTGATCGCGAATTTATTCGTGGAAATCACAGAGGAGCAGCACAGTATATCAATACTCAGGAGCAAGACCGTTTACGTGCACTCCAATTGATGACCCAGGCAGTCGATCAATTGAAAAATAGCGATGGTACTGTGTTGGCGAGAGATATTTATTATGACTTCGCAATGTATTTTATGAATGGTCGTCAAGGAGGAAATGCCTGGAAGCTGCAGATTCTGACGGACTTGAACAAAGTGCCTGACTATCTGGACGTCAGCGAAAATTCCGGAAGATTCTACCGAGGCTATCTGGGTGAGGGACCGCAAGGAGCACCCGTCGATGCAGCAGGCAATCCGATATTTTACCGCGTTCCTCAATCCTACGAGACTGCTGCTAACGACGGAGAACGCTGGCGCTGGATGTTGAACCGAGTGGTCTTACTGGGGCCGACTCGTCGGCAGGATGCATCCTTTCAAATTGCGAACTTTTATCATAGCCAATTTGGCGTTCAGACATTGCAGAGCTATATGGGGTATTTTTCGCGGATTAATCTCGATCAAAGTGAAGCAGAAAATGAACAAGTCAATCCATTTTCTTTGGAAAGCCTTAAAGAAACAGAGACGCTAACCAGACTGGCAACAGGTATTAAAAGGATCAATCTTCCAGATGACGTCAACTTTATTCGCTTGTACCAAAAGATTGTTGAAATGGGGAAGAGCATTTTTGCAGAAAATGCATTATCTCAATTGGCAAGCATCTTTGAAAACCGACGACAATATCCGACTGCAGTAAAGTATATTCAAGAGAGCATTCAAAAGTACGGTGACCCTTACAAACATAAACAGAAGCGACTTGACCAGATTATTAATAACTGGGGGCAATTTGAACCGATTGGAACGCAGGCAGCCGGTTCGGGAGCTAAAGTAGGCTTCCGTTTTCGAAATGCAGAACAGATTCAGTTTGAAGCATATGAAGTACATGTAGAAAAATTGTTGAATGATGTCAAAGACTATTTGAAGACACATCCCAAACAGTTGAATTGGAATGCGATTAATATTTCAAACCTGGGATATCGTCTCGTCCGTGAACAGCAGAAAAAATACCAAGGCAAACTGGTTTCTCAGTGGGAGTTAGATCTTGACCCACTTTCTGGTCACCGTGATCGATTGATTACAATCAATACACCATTGCAGAATGCAGGAGCATATTTGTTGATTGGAAAGATGAAAAATGGTAATACCAGTCGGATTATTGTTTGGCTGGATGACACAGCGATCATTCATAAAAAGTTAGCGGGGCGTACTTATTATTACGTTGCTGACTCTCGTACCGGTAAACCAATTCCCGATGCGAATCTGGAGTTTTTTGGTTATTGGCAAAAACATACGGGGCGAAACCAGTATCAAATGCTGACATCTAATTTTGCAGAGCAGACAGATGAAAATGGTCAGGCGTTTCCTGATGCGACTCTGCTAAAGACAAAATATCAATGGATCACAATTGCCAGAACTAAGTCAGGTCGTTTTGCCTATTCCGGTTTTGAACGATTCTGGTATTCGCGGTCAGTCAATGAAAAGTACCCACAGCGACCGAAAGTATATGGGATTACCGATCGTCCTGTATACCGACCCGGGCAAACCGTTAACTATAAATTCTGGTTACGCCGTGTCGGTTATGATTTAAAGGATACAACCGAGTTTGCTGATTATAAATTGAGCATCAAACTGAGAGACAATAAAGGTAAAACAATTTTTGAAAAGACTCTCACCACTGATACATTTGGTGGTGTCAATTCTGATTGGGAGATTCCCAAGGATGCAGGACTTGGTGTGTACTATCTGCAATTGCGCGCAGAATATCTCGCTTCTCAAGGGGCAAGCAGAAAATCAACAGTTCGGTCAAATATTTCATTTCGGATCGAGGAATACAAAAAGCCGGAATTTGAAGTTCTTGTTGAGGCTCCCAAAGAGCCCGTCGCATTAGGAGATACAATCACTGCGAAAATTAATGCCAAATATTACTTTGGCAGTCCCGTGACGAAGGGGCAAGTAAAATATAAAGTCACAAGAACCGCCTATGAGCAACGCTGGTACCCCTTTAGCCGCTGGGATTGGCTGTATGGAACGGGATATTGGTGGTTTGTCAGTGATTACCATTGGTATCCCGGCTGGGGGATTTGGGGTTGTCGAGCGCCAGGCCCATGGTGGATTCCCCATCGCTCCGCTCCCCCTGAGTTGGTTCTTTCAAATACGGTTGATATTGGACCGGATGGCAAAGTCGATATTAAAATTGAGACTGCTTTAGCGAAAGCCATTCATGGCGATCAAGATCATAAGTATGAAATTACTGCTGAAGTGGTTGATGAGTCGAGAAGGACCATTGTGGGTAAGGGAACGGTCCTTGTATCTAGAAAGCCGTTTAAAGTCTTTGCCTGGATGAATCGCGGCTATTATCAGGTGGGAGATACAATGACCGCCTCGTTCAAGGCACAGACTCTGGATTCAAAACCGGTGACTGGCAAAGGAAAAGTCATTCTCTATCGCGTGACATATGATGATCAAGGGACGCCAAAAGAGACTGCTGTCCAGGATTGGGAACTAAATCCAGCCGATGATGGAACGGCCAATCAGAAAATGTCAGCTACCCAAACGGGACAGTATCGTGTTGTGTATACGGTGACTGATAAAGCAGGAAATAAAATCGAAGGTGGGTATCTATTTTCGATTCGCGGCGAAGGATTTGATGGCAAGGAGTATCGCTTTAACGATCTTGAAATTGTGGTTGAGAAGAAAACCTATCGTCCAAATGAAAAGGTTCGAATTCTGATCAATACCAATCAGGCAGATAGTACAGTGTTGCTCTTCCTCAGACCGGTCAATGGAATCTATTCGAAGCCACATGTTCTCAAGATTGCAGGAAAAAGTACGGAATACGAATTGGATGTCAGTAAGAGTGATATGCCAAATATCTTTGTGGAAGCGGTTACAATCCATCAGGGTAGAGTCCATACGGTGGCACGCCAGATTGCAGTTCCTCCGGAAAAACGGGTGATCAATGTGGAAGTTGAACCTTCCGAGAAGGAGTATCTCCCAGGACAGGATGCACAGATTAAACTCAAAGTCACTGACACAGAAGGCCAGCCAATCGAAGGTTCACTCGTCGTGAGTATGTATGATAAGAGTGTCGAATATATCAGTGGAGGTTCCAATGTTCCCAATATTAAAGATGCCTTCTGGAAATGGAAACGTTCACATCATCCATTAACTTATAGTAGTCTGAATAAAACATTTCGTAATTTGTTACGACCCAAAGAAATCCCGATGCGCGTGATTGGCACCTTTGGTCATCTGGTCGGCGAATCAAAAGATAAAGCGCAGAAAATCGATGGGTTTTTCGGGGCTCGAAATGGCCGTGGTAATTTGAGTAAATCGATCACCAGATTAGGGAGTGCAATACAGAGTCGAATGCCTTCAAGCAACGCCGCTATGGAGATGGCAGAAGCAGAGTCGGCAGGAGCGTTCGCAAAAGTTTCGGCTGTGGTCGAACCTGTGGTCAGGCAGAATTTCGCAGATACTGCCTACTGGAACGGGCACATCACTACAGATGCAGAGGGCAGGGCAGAAATTTCTTTGAAAATGCCTGAAAATCTGACAAGCTGGAAGATTCGCAGTTGGGCCATGGGACAAGGCACTCGTGTGGGAGAAGGAGAGGATCTGGTTGTGACCAGAAAGAACTTGATTCTCCGTTTGCAAGCTCCCCGCTTTTTTACTGAGACAGATGAAGTGGTTCTCAGTGCGAATGTGCATAATTATCTGAAAACATCCAAACAAGTGAAAGTCGTTTTAGAATTAGATGGCGATACATTACAGCCGTTGAACGGAGCAGCACAGACAGTCGAAATTCCCGCGAACGGTGAAAAACGCATCGATTGGCGGGTGAAAGCAGTTCGTCCCGGTTTTGCTGTAATTCGTATGAAAGCATTAACGGATGAAGAGTCAGATGCAATGCAGATGACATTTCCTGTCAAAGTACATGGGATCTTAAAAACGGAGTCGTATACCGGTTCCATTCCTGCCGACGCTAAGTCAGCTCAGATTAGCTTCCAGATTCCGAGTCAGCGGAAATCAGAGCTGTCTCGCCTGGAATTGCGCTATTCGCCATCTTTGGCAGGAGCGATGGTTGATGCCCTGCCTTACCTGATTTATTCACCTCATAAAACGACCGATACCACTTTGTATCGTTTTCTCCCCACGGTAATCACTCAGAATATTCTGAAACGTATGGGATTGAACTTGAAGCAAATCGAAGAGAAACGAACTAACTTAAATGCGCAGGAAACGGGCGAGGATAAAAAACGTTCCGCACAGTGGAAACGCTATGATCAAAATCCCGTATTTAGTGAAGCAAAAGTGAGCCAAATTGTGAAACAGGGAGTGGCTGACTTAACCAGTATGCAGTTGGCAGACGGAGGTTGGGGCTGGTTTTCCGGTTGGCAGGAACGCTCATCGCCATACTTTACTGTCCGCGTCGTACAGGGATTGAGTCTGGCTAAACAAAATGGAGTTGCATTGGTACCCGGAACTTTGGAACGAGGAATTGACTGGTTGAAACAGTATCAGGCGAAAGAAGTACAGAAACTACTCAATGCGCCCAGTAAAACAAAACCATATAAACTGACTGCTTCCAATCTGGATGCTTATATCTTTATGGTGCTGGTCAATCAAAAAGTCGTTAACGAAAAAATGTACGACTTTTTGTATCGAGATCGGACGAAACTATCGGTCTATGCTTTGGGAATGTTAGGACTGGCTTCAGAGGAATTGAATCGTCAGGATCGACTCCAGATGATTGTTGAGAATATGGATCAGTATTTAGTTCAGGATGAAGAAAATCAGACTGCTTATCTGAATTTGCCTGAAAGTAATTACTGGTGGTATTGGTACGGTAGCGAAGTGGAAGCGAATGCTTACTATCTGAAGTTGTTATCGAAAACCGATCCTAAAAACCCCAAAGCGGCTCAATTAGTTAAGTATCTGTTGAATAATCGTAAGCATTCCACTTATTGGAATTCTGTTTCCGATACTGCGATTGCAATTGAAGCACTTGCGGAATTCTGGTCTGCCAGTGGAGAAAATCAACCCGACTTGACTTTAGAAATTTATCTCGATGGTCAAAAGCAGAAAGAAGTAACAATTACAGCAGAGAATCTTTTTACTTTTGGCAATAAGTTGGTGGTTGAGGGGGATGCCCTCTCTGCAGGCGCTCATCGGTTAGAGATTCGAAAGACAGGCTCAAGCCCCTTGTATTACAATGCCTATGTAACCAACTTCACCAAAGAGAATTTCATCACAGAAGCGGGACTGGAAATTAAAGTCCAACGAAAATATTACCAGCTAATTCCAGAGAAAGCCTCTACGAAAGTTTCTGGTTCGCGCGGTCAGGCGGTTGATCAGAAAGTCGAGAAATATCAACGCAAGTTAATTGATTCAGAGACGGCCCTCAAGAGCGGCGACCTGGTAGAAGTCGAGCTCGTACTTGAGAGCAAAAATGATTACGAGTACCTAGTTTTTGAGGATTATAAAGTAGCAGGATTTGAGCCCGTTGGAGTCCGCAGCGGATATGCCGGCATTGGATTAAAGGCTTACCGCGAATATCGTGACGATCGCGTTGTGTTTTATGTGAGACGTTTAGCACGTGGAAAACACAGCCTCAATTATCGATTACGGGCAGAAATACCGGGGCTCTTCAGTGGCTTACCTACTCAAGGTTACGGCATGTATGCCCCCGAGTTGAAAGCGAATTCGGACGAAATCAAAGTCAAAATCAGCGATTAA
- a CDS encoding c-type cytochrome, whose amino-acid sequence MIILRNFSIFWSMVLIPMIFCTLAIVHASEPVHSLKIDGLDEAFLEENSQGEYQIVIAGEPLSRMTGAEFSALRDLEIDLRNQKHSDTQSKLHLNALLIAMARIADKPTLMYLHELFESYPERRNDVAEAISWYAKENQRRDADWRILVRSLNVVEGEQAKTVMNVLTKFRRRSNKAQWIRQVILVGLAQDALGQKIASQLLTHWTGVKIDQSTVDKHSPLLIWQKWFSEKYPDEIKPVLPIEDADSRWKFTNLMSELRKRSKDEINLKLGEQSFVKATCVKCHRFGGLGEKVGPDLTSVSRRLQQKEILLATMFPSHFIPEEYPTFTIVTVQGKVLTGMMGAAANRDQLLILTGKGEKHLIDKKDIDEIIPVKKSSMPEGLLNLLSKEEVLQLISFLATLPDGAPQTYRHKSP is encoded by the coding sequence ATGATTATCCTGCGAAACTTCTCCATCTTTTGGAGTATGGTCTTAATACCAATGATTTTCTGCACCCTGGCGATTGTGCATGCGAGTGAGCCCGTACATTCCTTGAAAATTGATGGGCTGGATGAAGCATTTCTTGAAGAAAACTCACAAGGAGAATATCAAATTGTCATTGCGGGAGAGCCATTAAGTCGTATGACGGGAGCTGAATTTTCTGCATTACGTGATCTTGAGATTGATCTACGGAACCAGAAGCATTCAGACACACAATCGAAGCTCCATTTAAACGCGTTGTTGATTGCAATGGCTCGGATTGCTGATAAACCGACATTGATGTATTTACATGAACTCTTCGAATCCTATCCAGAACGTCGAAATGATGTAGCAGAGGCGATCAGTTGGTACGCAAAGGAGAATCAGCGTCGAGATGCTGATTGGAGAATATTGGTCCGCTCTCTTAACGTGGTTGAAGGAGAGCAGGCAAAAACAGTGATGAATGTGCTTACAAAATTTCGCCGTCGTTCCAACAAAGCACAATGGATTCGACAAGTCATTTTGGTAGGACTGGCGCAGGATGCTCTGGGACAGAAAATTGCATCACAACTCTTAACTCATTGGACAGGAGTAAAAATCGATCAATCAACTGTAGATAAACACTCTCCCTTGTTGATTTGGCAAAAGTGGTTTTCCGAGAAATATCCAGATGAGATCAAGCCCGTTCTTCCCATAGAGGATGCAGATAGTCGTTGGAAATTTACAAACTTAATGAGTGAATTGAGAAAGCGGTCGAAAGACGAGATCAACTTAAAATTGGGTGAGCAATCATTTGTAAAAGCAACTTGTGTCAAGTGTCACCGTTTTGGGGGACTGGGCGAGAAAGTCGGCCCAGACCTGACGAGTGTCAGCCGCAGACTTCAACAGAAGGAAATTTTGTTAGCGACAATGTTTCCATCGCATTTCATTCCCGAAGAGTACCCCACCTTTACGATTGTCACTGTGCAGGGAAAAGTGCTTACAGGAATGATGGGAGCAGCAGCAAACCGAGATCAATTACTGATTTTGACTGGTAAAGGCGAAAAACATCTGATTGATAAAAAAGATATCGATGAAATTATTCCAGTAAAAAAGTCATCAATGCCGGAAGGTTTGTTGAACTTATTATCGAAAGAAGAAGTTTTACAATTAATCAGCTTTTTGGCAACGTTACCAGACGGGGCTCCTCAGACTTACCGCCATAAAAGTCCTTGA
- the cls gene encoding cardiolipin synthase, which produces MDWIMGVLSLCGYLITLALIPTILLQKKRHPSASISWILTIILLPGLGGILYLFFGINRVQRRSLSKERSNQSLAPKLPQVIQNQLLSMDGYLHFNRNMMRLAKNVGHTVPTFGNHVELLTDTNRTLGLIKQAILNAKSSIHLEYYIWQPDRSGTQIRDLLIEKAKAGIEVRFLYDGFGSLKLRHRFFKPMLEAGIEVAPFLPGATFRERWSINLRNHRKIVIVDGNVAFTGGMNIGDEYLGQTIELGFWRDTHLKIEGPEALQLQQVFAEDWFFATGVALTQYHYYPHPEPTGNVTAQTLLSGPEKDADVFLTIMFAAINEARESIQLTTSYFVPPESLTTALESAAQRGVHVKLLLSGKSANPSTVHAGRSYYDSLLDAGVEIFEYTKGILHSKTLAIDGCWSLVGTANFDFRSLILNFEVGLAIYDRKFAQRLIESTEKDILTATKITKVDWAKRRKITILKQNLCRLFAPVM; this is translated from the coding sequence ATGGACTGGATAATGGGCGTTTTGTCACTCTGTGGCTACCTGATCACTCTGGCTCTGATTCCAACGATTCTTCTACAAAAAAAACGCCACCCCTCTGCTTCGATCTCCTGGATCTTAACAATTATTTTGTTACCTGGTCTGGGTGGGATCTTGTATCTCTTTTTTGGAATCAATCGCGTACAAAGGCGTTCTCTTTCAAAAGAAAGGTCTAACCAGTCTCTTGCTCCCAAACTTCCACAAGTCATCCAGAATCAATTACTTTCCATGGATGGCTACCTGCATTTCAATCGGAACATGATGCGATTAGCCAAAAACGTCGGTCACACCGTCCCAACTTTTGGTAACCATGTTGAACTCCTGACAGATACCAATCGTACCTTGGGACTGATTAAACAGGCGATTTTAAATGCCAAAAGTTCTATTCATCTTGAATACTATATTTGGCAACCTGATCGCTCCGGTACTCAGATCAGAGATTTATTAATCGAGAAAGCGAAGGCTGGCATCGAGGTTCGTTTTCTATACGATGGTTTTGGCTCACTAAAGTTAAGACATCGCTTTTTTAAACCCATGCTTGAGGCGGGAATTGAAGTAGCACCTTTTCTTCCGGGCGCCACTTTTCGCGAACGATGGTCGATCAATCTAAGAAACCACCGTAAGATCGTAATCGTTGATGGAAATGTAGCATTCACCGGTGGAATGAATATTGGTGATGAGTACCTGGGACAAACTATAGAACTTGGTTTTTGGCGAGACACACATTTAAAAATAGAAGGGCCTGAAGCGTTACAACTACAACAGGTCTTTGCAGAGGACTGGTTTTTTGCCACAGGCGTAGCGTTGACCCAATATCATTACTATCCCCATCCGGAGCCAACAGGGAATGTGACCGCCCAAACCCTCTTATCTGGCCCGGAAAAAGATGCCGATGTTTTTCTGACAATTATGTTTGCAGCGATCAATGAAGCACGGGAAAGTATTCAGCTAACCACATCTTATTTTGTACCACCTGAATCCTTAACAACCGCTTTGGAGTCAGCAGCTCAGAGAGGAGTGCATGTAAAGCTATTACTTTCCGGCAAATCAGCAAATCCATCTACGGTACATGCGGGTCGTTCTTATTACGATTCTCTCCTGGATGCCGGAGTAGAAATTTTTGAATACACAAAAGGGATTCTACACTCGAAAACGTTAGCAATCGATGGCTGCTGGTCTTTGGTAGGAACAGCTAATTTTGATTTCCGAAGTCTAATACTTAACTTTGAAGTCGGTCTGGCAATTTACGATCGAAAATTTGCACAAAGATTAATAGAATCAACCGAAAAGGATATTCTTACTGCAACAAAAATTACGAAAGTCGACTGGGCCAAGCGTAGAAAAATCACAATTTTAAAGCAGAACCTCTGTCGCCTGTTTGCACCTGTAATGTAA
- a CDS encoding alpha/beta hydrolase codes for MFRKLWSTCLDEFLGFYLLHRFFYFKKHPLIISNAGETSAELYSSDLTTFFSPIPSPAQLDYQPQLKPLSNSVISTAKVEDFQFTSFIQTGFPENDLVKGRHWKSTSVPTEKEGTRQYTIIAVDGIVQLGVRSFNRLAQRLTPFGIDVIMMDSPFNFRRTPNGYRPGQLIAGGNLDHQLTVARQGVLDLWSLILTLQEKGHQIGLVGISHGAWMTLTAALLVEQLNFVMAITPPVDLFHILDEGGAVVNAIRRGVAHEPIDQERLKSLISPLIVSNWEPLLSPASIYLHVADYDRFVPSFRIDKLAEQWRAQSFHHKLGHIEATTGPKVVSRVASNILDFWDVS; via the coding sequence ATGTTCCGCAAGCTCTGGTCGACTTGCCTCGATGAGTTTCTTGGCTTCTATCTCCTACACCGGTTTTTCTATTTTAAAAAGCATCCACTGATTATCTCGAATGCGGGAGAGACATCGGCTGAGTTATATAGTAGCGATCTCACAACTTTTTTTTCTCCAATCCCTTCACCAGCACAATTGGATTATCAACCTCAATTGAAACCGCTATCCAATTCTGTTATTTCCACAGCGAAAGTTGAAGATTTTCAATTCACCAGTTTCATCCAAACTGGTTTTCCTGAAAATGATCTCGTAAAGGGGAGACACTGGAAATCAACTTCCGTGCCTACCGAAAAAGAAGGAACACGACAATATACCATAATCGCCGTCGATGGAATCGTGCAATTGGGTGTGCGCAGCTTTAACAGACTCGCCCAGCGATTAACTCCTTTTGGGATCGATGTCATCATGATGGATAGCCCCTTTAATTTCAGACGGACTCCAAATGGCTATCGTCCGGGGCAATTAATCGCTGGAGGCAATTTAGATCATCAGTTAACCGTAGCACGACAGGGAGTCCTCGATCTTTGGAGCCTGATTCTCACATTGCAGGAAAAAGGTCATCAAATTGGTCTGGTGGGAATCAGCCACGGAGCCTGGATGACGTTGACAGCCGCTCTGTTGGTCGAACAGCTAAATTTCGTGATGGCAATCACACCTCCAGTTGATTTGTTTCATATCCTTGATGAAGGAGGCGCGGTAGTAAATGCGATACGTCGTGGAGTGGCTCATGAACCAATTGATCAGGAGCGATTGAAATCCCTTATCAGTCCACTCATTGTCTCTAATTGGGAGCCTTTACTGTCACCTGCTTCGATCTATCTTCATGTTGCCGACTACGATCGTTTTGTTCCGTCATTCCGAATTGACAAGCTGGCTGAACAATGGCGGGCACAATCATTCCATCACAAACTTGGACACATCGAAGCAACTACCGGCCCCAAAGTGGTTTCACGGGTCGCCTCAAATATTCTTGATTTTTGGGATGTCAGCTAA
- a CDS encoding CBS domain-containing protein, whose product MQVRVRDLMTVNPTSVLMGTSLQEAAEQMILAESSEIYVTDLQMRLVGVVPDYEILKHKLMHQNLDAPINSIMNVQIDALSPEDDAIQLAFLFRDRRNSCMAVAENGRLVGKLSCRDVFRVIMALDSIELTEEQTSEESAASITTAPGSTVSTINPPHLSKNSLRKHFLQQNAPQAK is encoded by the coding sequence ATGCAGGTACGAGTTCGTGATCTAATGACTGTCAATCCCACCAGTGTGCTGATGGGCACAAGTCTCCAGGAAGCTGCGGAACAAATGATTCTAGCAGAGTCTTCTGAAATCTACGTTACTGATCTGCAAATGCGGTTAGTTGGCGTTGTTCCGGATTATGAAATCCTCAAGCATAAACTCATGCATCAAAATCTGGACGCCCCCATCAATTCTATTATGAACGTACAAATTGATGCCCTCTCTCCAGAAGATGATGCGATACAACTCGCCTTTTTGTTTCGTGACCGACGTAACAGCTGTATGGCCGTCGCGGAGAATGGTCGACTTGTTGGTAAACTGAGCTGCAGAGACGTATTTCGCGTGATCATGGCATTGGATTCCATTGAATTGACAGAGGAACAGACTTCCGAAGAATCTGCTGCCTCCATCACGACTGCACCTGGCTCAACCGTTTCAACAATCAACCCACCTCACCTGTCCAAAAACAGTCTCAGAAAACATTTCCTGCAGCAAAACGCTCCCCAGGCCAAATAA